GAGAAAACGAAATCTACCAAGAGTCGACAAATTAAGGTTGTTTCAGTTGAGCAAAAGAGGATCACTCTTGTGGCTGAGCGGGAGTCAAGCTACTGGCAAGATTAGTTGATCTGGCGCTCAGGAATTCAAAAGAGTGCTTGATGGACTAAATAAAATCACTGGATATTTGCTTAATCGAGTCTCTAGTTATAGAAAACCAGGCAAAAAAGTGAAAAACATATAagagattttaaataaaatcgaGACTGTTGAGAGGTAGATATGATTGAAAATACAATTTGTTTCTTAccagccaaatattccagaaaATTAGTCACTGTAAAAAGATAAAACATTACTCACCTCAatgtaaaaagataaaataatattgaagtTATAACAATTTTTTGCCTGACTGGAAAaaccatttataattttttagttaaaaaacatCATATGTACACATTAAATCATATTGCTATGGATCCTTAAAgtgagagtttttttaaaataaaaaaaatagataaactattttaaagctgtacataaactaaattaaaatacttataataatttttttttaattttgaatgcgCTGAAATTTAAagatacttatttattttataaaaatataaacacaataTGAAAACCCAACTATTAATAGAACAAAGAGTCATGCCTTTCAACATCATCACAAACCGAAAAACTTTTACCAATTATAAATATCACTTCCACTGTAGTGTAAGGATAAACTAAAAACCATCAAGTCATGATATCATCTTCAAAGATTTAttccataaaaataataatatttaaataatattctacactttaacattaaatttttaaaaaagtaaaaaaataaattattatcacTCACGTCTttataacaaaccaaaatgtaTAATTGAAACAATATACAGTTAATCCTCAGTCGCTAGCGAACCTTAAGCTGCTAGACAAACATTCCAAATGGTGTCATGAAATCCAAACCCATGCATCCAATTGCTTGGTTAATTTAATAAGTTGAACACATTGAAAGATTGACACATGTCCATATCATCCTGCAACAATGTCAATGTGTCACAAAACCAGCAACCACTTCCTTCTACCTCAGCCTCATACGTGTCACCACCTCCTTGCCTTCTCGCCGCTTCTTCTCcttataaattaaacaacttaCAGAGCTACCACCCTTCAACTTACCCTATTAAGAGAATTGCtagttgaaaaacaaaaaaaaacaaaaaaaaataagatgtcTTCAGAGCAGGAGAGGCGTGAGCTTGATGAGAGAGCTAAAAAAGGTGAAACTGTTGTTCCTGGAGGCACTGGTGGGAAGAGTCTTGAAGCTCAGGAACATCTCGCTGAAGGTTTagttgcatgcatgcatggattatgttttctttgtttattttatacgTAGATGATTATATATGTGTAAGTACTGATGCATGGAATTAATTTGCATGGGATGAATGAAGGACGTAGTAGAGGAGGGCAGACAAGAAGGGAGCAGCTGGGGAAGGAGGGGTACCAGGAGATGGGGAAGAAGGGAGGGCTAAGCACCACTGAGGAGTCTGGAAAGGAGAGAGCTGAAAGGGAGGGAATAGAGATTGATGAATCTAAGTTTAGGACTACTTAGTCCTGTGTGGACTTGCATGTGTCATGGGACTATGTTTTTGTGTTATAGATGTGTGAATAGTAtgtagtagtaataataataataagcgtATGTGTCTTGTAGACTGTAACTGGTGAACCTAACTAGTCTGTGTTTACTGAAGTCATGATGTATATATCTTTATGTTAATTTCCTTGATCTACCTGtaaagtttgtttcttttgcgGTGCATATACGTctgtgcttgttgttgttatgaaATGATGTGGTTTGAATTTATCCCTCTTTGTATgttgtctgtttttttttagtgtgtagcTGTTTTCTTGCTCTGATTGGTGCTGCTCAACTGACGCCCAAGGATGCTGTATGGTAATTTTGGATCCACTATTTTagttaatcaattaaaataaaaaaaattacaatctattaatttttttttaaataaaagtataaatcacaaatttattaaaaaaaaatatcaatagaGATTAATTActgatttaatatatatattctccatGTCATGCACTGGTTTTCTTCCTGGCTCTATCGTACCAAGTTTTCATTAAGtgtgatttataattaattttataaagaaataattttagttTGAGTTAAACGTAgaatttgtcaatatatatctatatagtGTGTTGGGTATGTATGCATATTAGTAATACAGAATAAAAAAcgtatgaaaataaaataaatcagaatgaattagatagagcattgattgtCAAGTATCTCTGGTAATATACAGAACTACATGGTGAGGACCAACTCATCATATAATTATAACTAAATAACAAGTATTAGAACAGCCACATGATAACCATCATGACAACTCCTTTCATGAGTaagaaatgaataaatcataaatttattaaaaactaaacacaacATACAAGCACAATACAAATAGATtgaaaagaacaacaacaaaaactctcacCAGAGATGACACACAAGTGTTTCTAGAAAcataacaaggagaaaaaacAACGAGAAGATAAAGCAGCTCTGTAGACAAAAGCTACCAACAGGAGACACAGGTCAACAAAGCTGAGAGTGAAGAACTCTACTCCA
The DNA window shown above is from Dioscorea cayenensis subsp. rotundata cultivar TDr96_F1 chromosome 12, TDr96_F1_v2_PseudoChromosome.rev07_lg8_w22 25.fasta, whole genome shotgun sequence and carries:
- the LOC120274114 gene encoding em-like protein GEA6, with translation MSSEQERRELDERAKKGETVVPGGTGGKSLEAQEHLAEGRSRGGQTRREQLGKEGYQEMGKKGGLSTTEESGKERAEREGIEIDESKFRTT